The genomic segment GCTTCATCAATCGTACCGCCTCGTCACTTGTTGTTATGCTACACACCTCGGTATAATATTTAGAATTGTTTCgtgctttttaaaaaaattcatggaATTCAGACTTGGCGTATTGAGCTCATTATTGTATTTGGCTGTATCGTGTGAAAATGTGGCCTCTGTCGGTTATTGcttgaaatatgtttttatcaTGTTCTATGGATTTCTCCTTTCGCCAGTTTTGTGATATTTAGTGTTTATCAAATTATGAGGACACCGTGACACATATCCCAAGTTTTGATCAAATTAACCGCAAAAATCAAAGTATaaagaaaaatcaaaacaaactttttgttcCGGCTCTTCGTCAACTTGAGCAATTGTCGGTCAAGCATTGTATACGCTGATGTTCATGGGACTGAAAGAGCGaatgaaactattttgaaaatatttaacacacttcaatttttatcaaacattttGTTATTGCTTGAATCAAAAACTATCTAAAGTCGCCAGTTTTGCAAATCACAACGCAATCTATACTGTTACaagttgttcaaaaattttcagaatttaagTACGTACAGCCTACTGTTCTACGGCTTTCGTACAATCTCTTCAGCCTTTGCTGAATCTTCCTCATCTTCCCGGTTTTCGAACTACTACCCCACCCCTTTATTCTTCCCTACCTCATTCCCATCTCCTATCCTAGACCCACCTAGCCCTATCTTCTCTCGGACTTCCTGaccctcgacccaccgccctatgcCCCTCGGCCtttctatccttgacccaccccCTATCCCCCTCAtcattcctatcctcgatccgctgccctatcttaccctcgaccaactgccctatcCTCCTCGGCCTTTCTATACTCTATCCGCTGCCCTATCTCCTCTAGGCCTTTCTAACCCTCGACTCACCGCCTTATCTCCTCGGcttccctatcctcgacccactgccccatgTTCTATCGGCTTTTCTAaccctcgaccaactgccctaccccctcgacccactgccctttctAACCCTCGATCAACTGCCCTCTCTCCTGTCAGCCTTTCTAACCCTCGACCAAATGGCCTATCCTCCCcggcctttctatcctcgaccaactgccctCTTCCCCCTCGGCCTTTCTAACCCTCGGCCAACTACCCTAGCCCCCTccgcttttctatcctcgacccactggcCACTCTCCTCTCGGTCTTTCTAACCCTTGACCAACTGCCCTCTCTCCTCTCGGCCTTTCTAACCCTTGACCCACTCCCCTAATCCTCTAGTtgttcctatcctcgacctactgCTCTATCCCCCacagcctccctatcctcgatccactgatCTACCTTCCTCAGCTTTCTCAACATGGACAGCTTCTTCTTGATACCCTGAACACACACAACACACTATAATACTCCCCTTCTCTAGTTACCTCCAACTCCGTCTCAAATCTGATCATTAAATCCAACTTTCTTTGTTCCCGGTTAAGCACACTTTCAGGCTTTATTCGGCTCAAATAAGCCAATGGTATTATTTGAGCGTACGTTGAAGAAAACATACCAATCAGTCTGAATGCATTTGTGAAGTAAGGTAATCAACCACCGTGATTGGTAGCTTGAAAAAGTGATACTTCTACCTTGCTAGGTTACCGGAGCCGTTTCACATTGCATAAGCTCACGCGCAGAATGGTGCTTAATTATGGCTAGCCGAGCCTGGGTTAGGCCCTCGACAGGAAAATGGACTACGCCACAGCGTATGTTGAGAAAACATGTCAATAAGTATGAATGCATTTGTAAGGTAAGGTGATGAGAATATTTAGGTGAAACAAATTTATAGTTCCAATGAGTGTCCAAGGAtgacaaaaatgtttaaaatcttggattgacatattttttacttcatttgctTAGCCAGGCAATGCAGGCTTTTGGTATAGATTTTCAAATGGTAATCAACCACCGTAATTGGTAGATTGAAAATGTGCTACTTGTACTTTGCTAGGTTTCCGGAGCCGTATCAACATTGCATATGCTCAACAAAAGGCCGCAGTGTTCTGAAGTAGTCAGTTGTGCGAGCTACGACCCAatctatatttttaataagcGAAGATACATTAAGGCTTAATATATATCTCATGCTCAGTGGcctctagggtgtggcagccatgtctcatgccatgggcgccgtttgaacaggggcgcaaaaacggcgaaatattttaattgtgcaatgtttcaataaaataattttaaattggaaataattgaaactcgtattttaaCGTAAATAGTAACGTACAagtatttcaattcaataacagtcgttaaaaattgttaGTCAATGATCAAAGGGGcgcattttcaaactttgtCATGGGCGCCATTTcacctagatacgccactgcttATGCTGGTAGGCTTCACCTCTCCGCTGAATTTGCATCATATGTCCAGCCGTCCATCCATCACCCTCAGATCTCCTATCCTCGACCTTCTTCCCCGTCTTTTTCGAATTTCCTATCCTCTAAACACCGCCGTATCACCAAAATTAGGGGGGATGACCCTATCTGCGTGTTCACAttcccgtgttattgaacacacgttaacagagtgtaactccaATCTGAACTCCTCAGAAATCAATGAGCACACAATTAAGCAATTAAGCATAATTAAGCACACTTTCAGGCTTTATACGGCTCAAATAAGCCAATGGGATTGAGCGTACGTTGAAGAAAACATACCAATAAGTCTGAATGCATTTGTGAAGTAAGGTAATCAACCACCGTGATTGGTAGCTTGGAAAAGTGATACTTCTACCTTGCTAGGTTACTGGAGCCGTTTCACATTGCATAAGCTCACGCGCAGAATGGTCCTTGATTACGGCAACCCCGTAGCCGAGCCTGGGTTAGGCCCTCTACAGGAAGATGGACTACGCCACAGCGTATGTTGGGAAAACATGTTAATAAGTGTGAATGCATTTGTAAGGTAATGTTATGATAATATTTAGGTGAAACAAATTTATAGTTCTAATGAGTGTCCAAGGAtgacaaaaatgtttaaaatcttggattgacatatttttttacttcatttgctTAGCCATTTAATGCAGGGTTTTGATATAGAATTTCAAATGGTAATCAACCACCGTAATTATTAGATTGAAAATGTGCTACTTGTACTTTGCTAGGTTTCTGGAACCGTATCAACATTGCATATGCTCAAAAGGCCGCAGTGTTCTGAAGTAGTCAGTTATGCGAGCTACGgctcaatatatatttataaaaagcGGAGGTACATTAAGGCTGAATATATATCTCATGCTATGCTGGATGTTTTATCTTCACCTCTCCGCTGAATTTGCATCATATGTCCAGTCGTCCATCCATCACCCTCAGacctcctatcctcgacctTCTTCCCCGTCTTTTTCGAATTTCCTATCCTCTAAACACCGCCGTATCACCAAAATATATAGGGCCATgaccctatctgcgtgtccacattcccgtgttattgaacacacgttaacagagtgtaactccaATCTGAACTCCTCAGAAATCAATGAGCACACAGTAGATTGAATgccaaatgtttttatattgtaAAGATGCACAATTGAATTGATCTCAATGACAGATAACAAATTACACTCAAAATCGTAATGCAgttatgtgatgaaaccaatTTTCAGACCTTCCGTCCCCTACCCACTATCCTCTCCAACTTCctaacttttgtgaatttattatattgcaTTGAGAAAATTTTTGTCAACCCAAGATTTCAAGCGTTTTTGTCGTCATTGTACGCACTAGCTTGTTTCATGCTTAAATATTCTCATAAAATTCTAACAAATGCATTCAGACTTATTGACATGTTTTCTCAACTTACGATTAAATAATCTCATTGGCTTACTTGAATCGTATGGAGCCTGAAAGTTTTGCGGCTCGATTAGGGATAACGAGGTGTAAAGTAGTTGAAGggacagattttttttttttttataataaaaaaaaaaaaaaagaattgaagGGGACAGAATATTAGACCATGGGGAGGTTGAGGGGTATAGTGCAGTGAGTAGAGGATGGGAAAAGCTGCAGAAAAGGAGGCATCGTGTTAAAGATGGGAGGTCTGAGCAGAGAGTCGAAGACAGGCCTACCAACGTACGATTGATAAAACGGACTTCAGATCATAGTGGCATCGCATAAATTATCGTGGATCAGCATCATTGTTTACTTCATTTGCAAAGTTATTGCAGGCTTATGGTCTGGAATATCAATGGTAATCAACCACCGTAATTAGTAGCTTGAAAATATGCTATTTTGTACCTTGTTAGGTTACTAAAGCCGTGTCCACATCGCATATACTCAAGTCCACGGGTAGCGGATGCGAGGGACATAGGAACGCTCGAATATGGTGGAACATGGTTGTTACACAATCAACGTGCTTTTGAAGCGCAGTACTTCAATTAcaaatgtgttattttttttgtcttaCATACATCTATTAATTGCATGACGACCGGCCAAGAGTGACTTACATCCATTACAGATGGCGCTAGAGCTCCGTGACTATACACAAAGAATTCGCAATGTTCCATGGAAACAATCAAACataatatcttgtctcagttTGAATAACTGGGCGGGGCTGTAAAAATCCAcattaaaacttttttatcatCGACGTTTGATTATTGAGCGGCAGGCCTGATCTAGAGGATTGTATCAAATATTATGTGGTTACGCGCTTATCTTTGAGCACTAGCCTGCAGCCTAACTCGATTGATGAAACTATAACTGTATAGCATCAGCAGAAACGCGAATATACGATACATGGGTCAGCTTTGCATCCAACTAATAAACAGTAGAAGTGAACTCGCTCTGAAATGTTTTGCATGTCCCAGTATTATAGGGATGGGAATGATTAATCGATTTTGAATGGTTAAcagttacgatttatttttactgttaACTGACATCTCTGGTACAAATCACCTTTATactgtacaatttttttttaaaagattaattcatcgcaaatttatctcccgTGGCGTATGATAAAAGAATATCACCTACAGTATTGGTAAGCaccaaaaaatgtaaaaactaCTCCAAATACTAgaattgctgattatgaaaatttgacttgACAATGATAAGTTCAAAATCAGTATATATTGTTAACGAATTTATTGCAATAGCGTCGATTCAATGTCTTTCAAGTACACACACTGTCACAGTGATATATACAGGAATATATTAGCAtagtgaccgtacatttgaacccaagtacatttgaacccatgtgtatatccgcgggttcaatctatatgcgggtgctaaaacccatgggttaggttagtatgggttcaaatatccgtaaatcaaaaaaattttctgtaggtgcaatagtatgcagatgcaatcgtcgtgggttcaaatgtacgtgggttcaaatgtaatggaacctattaGCATATATATCACCATTTCCGAGGGTAAGGACGACCGTTTTGAATTGATATTATTTTCGGTCGTGTTGAATACACTCTCTGATGGTACACTCGCATCACATCATACGATACCGATAGAGCTTGTATCTTCTGATCGCAGTTgatgcatttttttattatatctcaaAGTATAAGTTACACATCGAACACTGAGGTTTTGTCACTCGAAATCACGAACACGCAAAATTGCTTTGGAACCATTGTGGCATGACAAGCAAAAATGATACCTTATTGCGTCtaacgtcacgctgcggttaacagGTTGATTCTATCCGCTTAACGGTTGAAATGTTTCCACTGAACTTTACAGTTCTGCgaaatatcaattttgtacATGCAAAACAGGGTTGAATGAAAGTCGACTGCGGCCTCTAGTGGTAGTGTTTGACGCATCATTCTAATATTAACGTTATGGAAACCTAGAGTCAACACGCAATAAAAAGCAAAACAATATGACCCACAGAAGACGAGTATAGTTTGAAACGCGAATCTCCCTAGTGAAACCATTCGAGGAAAACTCATTTAGACTGTTTTCTAGGCTTTTATTAACTTAAAGATTACTACTatactaaaacaagaaaaagaacaagTTACAAGATGTAGCAATCCTGACGCACGCTAACCAAATAAAACCTACGCATAGCCACGAGACTATTAACGATGGTGCCACGTTGGCCACATTAGGTGGcgctaattcaatttcatcacaATCACCCCAACCAGAAagatcatgtatatatataacagaatATAAAGTATGCacgaaaattacaaaatgaaaatagcaCTTCGTAGAATAAAGCTAAGAGATTCTATCTCCGTACCAATCCGGCTCTTACGTATTCTACCAGAGCGACGAAGTTGAGGGCTTTCAGTATCTTCTACGGGAGTTTCCGAATTTTCATCCGAAGTAGAATTTAATTCATCCTGAGCTTCTGGCAAATCAGCGTCATTCAATTCATTTGGAGTCTCGGTTGGTTTAGCTTTAGATTGGTCGGGACATGGCGCCAAGTCTTTTACAGAAACTGTAGTTTGTCTTCCATCTGAGTGGCGTACCAGTGCATATTTGGAATTGGCATCCAATAGATCCACCACGTCGCAGAGAGGTTCGGTCTTTGTCCGAACGAATTTTCGAAGCAACACACTACCCCTTGAAAGTAGCCAATTGGGGAGCGATTGGCCCAGCATCGATCGTCGTTGAAAACCAAACAACCGTTCATGTGGAGTCGAGTTAGTAGACGTACATAATAAAGATCTTACGTTATGCAAGGCATCAGGTAAGACAATTTCCCAGGCAGCCTCTGGTAATTTTTGAGAAGCCAAAAGTAGCTTTATAGTCTTCCATAACGTTTGATTGATCCTTTCACACTGAGCATTTCCTGTTGGATGGTACGGAGTGGAATTGCTGTTAGCAACGCCCCTTCTTGCAAGAAACTCCGTAACATCTCTTGATAAGAATGACCGGCCTCTATCGCTATGTACGTATTCAGGTAATCCCACCAGTGAAAATAAGGAAGAAAGGCACTGTATCACAGTTGTAGAAGTCATATCTTTACAAGGATAGGCGAATGGAAAACGACTGTATTCGTCAACAATTATCAGAATATACTGCTTTTTACCGCAAACGGGACCCTTGAAATCAATGCTGATTCGTTCCAGCGGACGAGTTGCTCTAATTAATTCATGCTTGTAATTGCCTTTAAAATATCGCGGCTTTAGCTCCGCACATTGCTGACAGTTGGAGCAAATGTGTTTTACATCTTCAGTAGAGAAAGGCAGATTCTTAGATCTGATGAAATGTGACAATCTCCTAACACCCCGGTGACCAAGTTGTTCATGAATACTTTTGAGGTCAAAATCAGGATTGCCAAAAAGGCAACTTATTCGAGACATAGTATCAGGGGCTACATTATCAATCCCGGCTCGATGAACAACAGTATAATTGTAGCAACTAAGTTCCAATTTCCACAATGACAATTTagtgtttttaattttgcttttatGGTTTTTTTGGAAAATGAAAGACAGGGCCCGTTGATCTGTAATTAAGCAAAACTTTCTTCCATGTAACAAATAACTCCATTTTCTGACTGCTTCTATAATAGAAGCAGCTTCTTTTTCTATTGAAGGGTACTTTATTTCACTTTTAGATAGTGTACGGGAAGTAAAAGCTACCGGACGACCACACTGATTTAAAATAGCAGCTATTGCGTTATTAGACGCTTCACATTCAATGGTGAAAGTCTTGCTTTCGTCTATACTCCCGAGGCAGGCATTTAGTAGATcgcttttcaaaatttcaaaacatctcATAGCATTGTTTGAAAGTGGAAACCCCGAATTTTTAGTCAAGGGAATtattttatcagaaaatttaggaatccaTTTGGAATAGTAAGCAAACATTCCAAGGCAACGCTTTAAACTCTTAGAATCACGAGGAGGCTTCATGTCGAGCAACGGTTTGAAATGCTGAGGATCCGGTTTAATAGTGTTATGTGATACTAGATGACCCAACAGTGATAGTTCAGTAGCAGAATAAAAGGATTTATCTTGGTTTAAAGTTAACTCACAATCTTTGGCAGCAGAGAGAAATGCTTTCAGTCGTTCATCGTGTTCTTCCTTGTTCGTACCATAAATAGTGACATTATCCAAGTAAGCCAAAGTTCCCTTCAAGTCGTATTTGGCAATGATAGAGTCAATATACCGCTGAAATGCAGCTACACCATTAGTAACACCAAATGGAAgcctgcaaaattgataaagggAGCCAGAAGCTTCAAATGCAGTTAAAGGTCTATCACTTATTGCTAATGGCACTTGGTGGTAGGCCGATTTCAAATCCATAGTAGAAAATACACGTCCTTTAGCTACCTCATTTACTATCTTGTCAATTTTGGGCAATGGGTAGGCGTCTAAATAGGTGTATCGATTTATCGTTTGAGAATAATCAATAACGAGACGTTTCTTATGCCGGGCATCTTTGGTCACAATAACTTGTGCTCTCCATGGGGATCTTGAAGGCTCTACTATACCTTCCCCAAGAAGACGAGATATCTCGCTTTTAATAAATCGACGATCGTCGGAACAATAATTTCTAGACGGAGCTGCTATCGGTTTGCAGTTGGGttcaataaactgaaaaatcTGAATAGGTTCACTAACCTTTGCAGCAGTTAGGTTACAGGTTTTCTCGACATTTAGATCTTCATAAGCGCCATCAAACCGAAATATAACTCTTCTGTGCTTGCTCATGAAGTTATGCCCCAATATAACATCCACACACAAGTTATTTATTACGCCAAAGTTGACATCTTTGTATGTTCGGGAATTCGCCCTAATATCGGCTGTCACAGATCGCAATATACGAGCTTCGGACTTCTTTGATGCTAGTGAAATTTTAGACATCGGTCCTTTTAGAGTAAGCCCAAGAGAAGACGCGAAATTGCTAGCCATATAATTATCAGAAGAGCCCGAGTCGAGAAGAGCATCAACTTGCCTGCCAGAGATTATTACAGAAACAAGAGCTAGTTTTAGACTGCTAGGTACAACAGCAGCTAAATGTGGGTTTTCAACTTTGTCACGATTTTTATTAGAAGATCTACATACTCTTGCAAAGTGTCCACGTCGACCACACTTGAAGCAATACACATTTCTGGCTGGGCAATTTTGACGTTTTAAGCGATGCACACCTCTACAATAACCACACCTTTTGACAGCAAAATCGAAGTTTGAAGTTCTCGATGTCACAGCTATAGATTTGAAATTGTCATCACGTCTTTCTTCTGTGTCTGATACAGTTTCAGATGCTTCTTTTTCTGACAATGTGGTCATTAATTGGCCATTCGTACATTCTTGATAGGAGTTAGCAAACTTTTCGGCTCTCTCTAATGAATCTGCAATCTGAAGAGCTTTGTCAAGTGTTAATACTTCGTGCTCCAACAACCGTTGACCAATTTTGGCGGATTTCAATCCAGTTATGAAAGCATCTCTTATAGCTTCTTCTCTATACTTATCAGCAGATACGG from the Styela clava chromosome 5, kaStyClav1.hap1.2, whole genome shotgun sequence genome contains:
- the LOC144422848 gene encoding uncharacterized protein LOC144422848, whose amino-acid sequence is MAQQLEKFIRVPVLDTPPNSPYAQKVFSHWERMIKSFLNSAETARASSPTTTTLPVIDKLAIIVGYMSPDVFVYIEEITTYDTAMAKLEKLYKKKKNDVFARHKLATNKQRSGECVTEFFQQLSSLAKDCNFEAVSADKYREEAIRDAFITGLKSAKIGQRLLEHEVLTLDKALQIADSLERAEKFANSYQECTNGQLMTTLSEKEASETVSDTEERRDDNFKSIAVTSRTSNFDFAVKRCGYCRGVHRLKRQNCPARNVYCFKCGRRGHFARVCRSSNKNRDKVENPHLAAVVPSSLKLALVSVIISGRQVDALLDSGSSDNYMASNFASSLGLTLKGPMSKISLASKKSEARILRSVTADIRANSRTYKDVNFGVINNLCVDVILGHNFMSKHRRVIFRFDGAYEDLNVEKTCNLTAAKVSEPIQIFQFIEPNCKPIAAPSRNYCSDDRRFIKSEISRLLGEGIVEPSRSPWRAQVIVTKDARHKKRLVIDYSQTINRYTYLDAYPLPKIDKIVNEVAKGRVFSTMDLKSAYHQVPLAISDRPLTAFEASGSLYQFCRLPFGVTNGVAAFQRYIDSIIAKYDLKGTLAYLDNVTIYGTNKEEHDERLKAFLSAAKDSFQTVARHEASS